The Carnobacterium divergens genome includes a window with the following:
- the clpB gene encoding ATP-dependent chaperone ClpB: MDLEKLTSTMQQALGDAREIAITRHNQDIDIVHLWKIFLTPDHFARGLYQDLGLNMNQFEQKVDAELDRYPSIEGGNVQYGQGLSQNLYNLLIEADKIRESFKDEYTSTETVVLGLMKLKNYSLTKYLKEQGITEKALKEEIEKMRGGERVTSQNQEEQYQALEKYGTDLVQAVKSGKQDPVIGRDEEIRDVIRILSRKTKNNPVLIGEPGVGKTAIVEGLAQRIVRKDVPENLKDKTIFSLDMGALIAGAKFRGEFEERLKAVLKEVKKSDGRIILFIDEIHTIVGAGKTEGSMDAGNLLKPMLARGELHCIGATTLDEYREYMEKDKALERRFQKVLVNEPTVEDTISILRGLKERFEIHHSVNIHDNALVAAATLSTRYITDRYLPDKAIDLVDEACATIRVEMNSMPTELDQVTRRLMQLEIEEAALKKENDDASKKRLNLLQEELADLREQANQLKMKWETEKEEVSKLRDKRAELDQARRELEDAESSYDLERAAVLRHGQIPALEKELAEIEQEGASYKQENSRLVQESVTENEIAEVIGRMTGIPVSKLVEGEREKLLQLGETLHKRVIGQNEAVDSVTDAVIRARAGLQDPSRPLGSFLFLGPTGVGKTELAKALAENLFDSEDHMVRIDMSEYMEKHSVSRLVGAPPGYVGYEEGGQLTEAVRRSPYTIVLLDEIEKAHPDVFNILLQVLDDGRLTDSKGRVVDFKNTVLIMTSNIGSNLLLEGTDAEGHIEPAVEDEVMSLLKGSFKPEFLNRIDDTVLFTPLSLENVKGIIVKMTKTLSRRLADQEILLEVSEEAQTWIAENAYDPIYGARPLKRFLTKEVETPLAKEIIAGRVLPKTKVIVSLLDNHLVFENIALSDEEFSENS, translated from the coding sequence ATGGATTTAGAAAAATTAACATCAACGATGCAACAAGCTTTAGGAGACGCTAGAGAAATTGCGATTACAAGACACAATCAAGATATCGACATTGTTCATCTATGGAAAATCTTTTTAACACCTGATCATTTTGCAAGAGGATTGTATCAAGATCTTGGTTTAAATATGAACCAATTTGAACAAAAAGTTGATGCAGAGTTAGATCGTTACCCATCGATTGAAGGCGGAAATGTTCAATATGGACAAGGTCTTAGCCAAAATTTATACAATTTACTAATTGAAGCAGATAAAATCAGAGAAAGCTTTAAAGATGAATACACATCTACTGAAACAGTAGTCCTTGGTTTAATGAAATTAAAAAATTATTCTTTGACAAAATATTTGAAAGAACAAGGAATTACTGAAAAAGCCTTAAAAGAAGAAATCGAAAAAATGAGAGGAGGAGAGCGTGTGACATCTCAAAATCAAGAAGAACAATACCAAGCACTAGAAAAATATGGAACAGACTTAGTTCAAGCCGTAAAATCAGGAAAACAAGATCCTGTTATTGGACGTGACGAGGAAATTCGAGACGTGATTCGGATTCTATCTCGTAAAACAAAAAATAACCCAGTCTTAATTGGAGAACCTGGGGTTGGTAAAACCGCGATTGTTGAAGGCTTAGCGCAACGAATCGTTCGAAAAGACGTACCAGAAAACTTAAAAGATAAAACGATTTTCTCATTAGATATGGGGGCGTTGATTGCAGGCGCTAAATTCCGTGGTGAATTTGAAGAGCGTTTAAAAGCGGTTTTAAAAGAAGTGAAAAAAAGCGACGGTCGTATTATTCTCTTTATTGATGAAATTCATACAATCGTAGGTGCTGGAAAAACAGAAGGCAGTATGGACGCTGGGAACCTATTAAAACCAATGCTGGCTCGTGGTGAGTTGCACTGTATTGGCGCAACAACATTAGATGAGTACCGTGAGTACATGGAAAAAGACAAAGCCTTAGAACGTCGTTTCCAAAAGGTCTTAGTAAATGAACCAACTGTTGAAGATACAATCAGTATTTTACGTGGGTTAAAAGAACGCTTTGAAATCCATCACAGTGTGAATATCCATGATAACGCCTTAGTTGCAGCCGCTACTTTATCAACTCGTTACATCACAGATCGTTATTTACCAGATAAAGCGATTGATTTAGTTGATGAGGCTTGCGCAACAATTCGAGTTGAAATGAATTCAATGCCAACGGAACTAGATCAAGTGACAAGACGTTTAATGCAACTAGAAATTGAAGAAGCGGCTTTGAAAAAAGAAAATGACGACGCAAGTAAGAAACGTTTAAACTTGTTACAAGAAGAATTGGCAGATTTAAGAGAACAAGCCAACCAATTGAAAATGAAATGGGAAACCGAAAAAGAAGAAGTATCTAAATTACGTGATAAACGTGCCGAACTAGACCAAGCACGTCGCGAACTTGAAGATGCAGAAAGTAGCTACGATTTGGAACGCGCAGCAGTCTTAAGACACGGTCAAATTCCCGCTCTAGAAAAAGAGCTAGCTGAAATCGAACAAGAAGGAGCCAGCTACAAACAAGAAAATAGCCGTTTAGTACAAGAATCGGTTACTGAAAATGAAATTGCAGAAGTAATCGGCAGAATGACCGGTATTCCAGTTTCTAAACTAGTTGAAGGCGAACGAGAAAAATTATTGCAACTAGGTGAAACCTTGCATAAACGCGTGATTGGTCAAAATGAAGCTGTTGATAGCGTAACAGACGCGGTTATTCGTGCCCGTGCAGGTTTACAAGACCCTAGTCGTCCGTTAGGTTCATTCCTATTTTTAGGGCCAACAGGTGTTGGGAAAACAGAATTAGCAAAAGCTTTGGCAGAAAACTTGTTTGATTCAGAAGACCATATGGTTCGAATTGATATGAGTGAGTATATGGAAAAACACAGCGTTTCCCGTTTAGTTGGTGCGCCTCCTGGTTATGTAGGATATGAAGAAGGCGGACAATTAACAGAAGCAGTTCGCAGAAGTCCTTACACTATCGTACTATTAGATGAAATTGAAAAAGCTCATCCCGATGTTTTCAATATTTTATTACAAGTATTAGACGATGGTCGCTTAACAGATTCAAAAGGACGCGTCGTTGATTTTAAAAATACTGTTTTAATTATGACAAGCAATATCGGTTCTAACCTATTATTAGAAGGAACTGATGCAGAGGGTCACATTGAACCAGCGGTGGAAGATGAAGTGATGTCCTTACTAAAAGGCTCCTTCAAACCAGAATTTTTAAATCGAATTGACGATACCGTCTTATTTACGCCACTTAGCCTAGAAAACGTGAAGGGCATCATCGTTAAAATGACGAAAACATTAAGCCGACGTTTAGCGGATCAAGAAATTTTATTAGAAGTTTCTGAAGAAGCTCAAACATGGATAGCAGAAAATGCCTATGACCCAATCTATGGCGCAAGACCATTGAAACGTTTCTTAACCAAAGAAGTGGAGACGCCGCTTGCAAAAGAAATCATCGCAGGTCGCGTTTTACCAAAAACCAAAGTCATTGTAAGTTTGTTAGACAATCATTTGGTTTTTGAAAACATTGCGTTAAGTGATGAAGAATTTTCAGAAAATAGTTAA
- a CDS encoding YitT family protein, which yields MLKGKEATEKPDFKATSIRRIGAAILYGMLASIGINFFLVPAKVYSSGITGLAQLLSKILTDYIHLNLSISTLILLLNLPLVFLSWKKLGSSFTCYSLISVIASSIFLKIVPVMTITTNPLVAAIFGGGLCGMGVGICLRYGLSTGGVDIIAVVIQLATGRKVGQLGFLVNGMILIVAGFLYGWELALYSIIAIYVNAHMVDFFHTRQQKMTVTIITKKSEELEEALTSKFIHGVTVIDHGYGLYTKEPVKMYITVVSKYELFYLEALVQEADSKAFVNVQQTTDLVGNFRQI from the coding sequence ATGTTAAAAGGAAAAGAAGCAACTGAAAAACCAGATTTTAAAGCAACATCAATTCGTCGTATTGGAGCAGCTATTTTATATGGAATGCTAGCAAGTATTGGAATTAATTTTTTCTTAGTACCCGCTAAAGTCTATTCAAGTGGAATCACCGGTTTAGCGCAATTATTATCAAAAATTTTAACAGATTATATCCACTTGAATTTATCTATTTCAACATTAATCCTCTTATTAAATTTGCCCTTAGTGTTCCTTTCATGGAAAAAATTAGGCAGCAGTTTTACTTGTTATAGTTTGATTTCGGTGATTGCCTCTTCCATCTTTTTGAAGATCGTTCCGGTTATGACGATTACCACAAATCCATTAGTCGCCGCAATTTTTGGTGGTGGATTGTGTGGAATGGGTGTTGGAATTTGTTTGCGCTATGGACTTTCAACAGGTGGCGTTGATATTATAGCGGTTGTCATTCAGCTAGCAACAGGTCGTAAAGTCGGGCAATTAGGCTTTCTAGTTAATGGGATGATTTTGATTGTAGCAGGCTTTTTATACGGTTGGGAATTAGCCTTATATAGTATTATTGCCATCTATGTTAATGCACATATGGTTGATTTTTTCCATACACGACAACAAAAAATGACCGTGACGATTATTACGAAAAAATCAGAAGAATTAGAAGAGGCGCTGACTTCGAAGTTTATTCACGGGGTGACAGTTATTGATCATGGTTATGGCTTATATACAAAAGAACCTGTAAAAATGTACATTACTGTTGTCTCAAAATATGAATTGTTTTATTTGGAAGCACTCGTTCAAGAAGCAGATTCTAAGGCCTTTGTAAATGTGCAACAAACAACAGACCTAGTCGGTAATTTTAGGCAAATATAA
- a CDS encoding SPFH domain-containing protein produces the protein MQEKKTFYLNGYLGIVLLILLGLFGAFLGFNGVVNENIGLIVAGAFFLIIAYLFFTSLTIVAPNQAKVITFFGKYLGTIRANGLFITVPLTQKAMISLRVRNFNSAKLKVNDVDGNPIEIAAVVVFKVVDTAKASFDVDFYENFIEIQSETAIRHVATKYPYDSFTDQDITLRGNASEVSEELAQELQNRLEVAGVEIIEARLTHLAYSTEIASAMLQRQQAKAILSARQIIVEGAVGMTQLAIAQLEEQSVLKLTDERRLQLVNNLLVSIITDKGTQPVINTGDVE, from the coding sequence ATGCAAGAAAAGAAAACATTTTATTTAAACGGTTACTTAGGAATTGTTTTACTTATTTTACTAGGTTTGTTTGGAGCATTTTTAGGATTTAATGGAGTTGTCAATGAAAATATCGGCTTAATTGTCGCAGGAGCTTTCTTTTTAATTATTGCGTATTTATTTTTCACATCGCTAACGATCGTAGCACCCAATCAAGCCAAAGTCATTACCTTTTTTGGAAAATACCTAGGAACCATTCGAGCAAATGGCTTATTTATCACAGTTCCTTTAACTCAAAAAGCAATGATTTCGTTACGTGTTCGTAATTTCAATAGCGCCAAGCTTAAGGTGAATGATGTGGATGGAAATCCCATTGAAATAGCAGCAGTGGTCGTTTTTAAAGTAGTAGACACTGCCAAAGCTTCTTTTGATGTTGATTTCTATGAAAATTTTATTGAAATCCAAAGTGAAACGGCGATCCGTCACGTAGCAACAAAATATCCTTATGATTCATTTACCGATCAAGACATTACATTGCGAGGAAATGCTTCTGAAGTATCGGAAGAACTAGCCCAAGAATTGCAAAATCGATTAGAAGTGGCGGGTGTTGAAATTATTGAAGCACGTTTAACACATTTAGCGTACTCAACTGAGATTGCTAGTGCCATGCTGCAACGTCAACAGGCAAAGGCCATTTTAAGTGCCCGTCAAATTATTGTTGAGGGAGCGGTAGGCATGACACAACTAGCTATTGCCCAATTAGAAGAGCAGTCTGTCTTAAAATTAACGGATGAACGTCGCCTACAATTAGTTAACAATTTATTAGTGTCTATTATTACGGATAAAGGAACGCAACCGGTTATCAATACTGGAGACGTCGAATAA
- a CDS encoding exonuclease domain-containing protein, with translation MATYDEITNRLAQDEVVKEFFKDTSYSHKEVYDLLFHITASVKHAQRVPKKFYTKSSLPTTYVSLDIETTGFTKSDEIIQISACKFDKGKEIDFFDTFIKPKNAQLSTQIIYLTGITEENLSHAPDIEEISGSLISFIDNLPIIGHNIASFDLPFLSRSGIELKNNFGVDTLTFSKNLNLGIENYKLETLKKGFNISSISHNALEDARATAIIFEKLKKGELPTSGISEEYERTELLAKKQFSFTGNFKQLSRDELKASIKVNGGKFVKKVSTRTDFLIVGVQVAKNLKDGIHSSAELDAMELQKQGYDISMITEEEYISMIHSKKKRIGVSE, from the coding sequence ATGGCTACCTATGATGAAATTACTAATCGACTAGCACAAGACGAAGTTGTAAAAGAATTTTTTAAAGACACTTCCTATTCACATAAAGAAGTATATGATTTATTATTTCATATCACAGCTTCCGTCAAGCACGCACAACGAGTGCCTAAAAAATTTTATACGAAATCATCCTTGCCAACAACGTATGTTTCACTTGATATTGAAACAACTGGTTTTACTAAAAGTGATGAAATCATTCAAATAAGTGCATGCAAATTCGACAAGGGAAAAGAAATTGATTTTTTTGATACATTTATCAAACCAAAAAACGCTCAACTTTCTACACAAATAATTTATCTTACAGGTATCACTGAAGAAAATCTATCTCATGCACCTGATATTGAGGAAATATCAGGCAGCTTAATTTCGTTTATTGATAACCTACCTATCATCGGTCACAATATTGCAAGCTTTGATTTACCATTTCTTTCTCGTTCAGGCATTGAGTTAAAAAATAATTTTGGAGTAGATACATTAACCTTTTCAAAAAATTTAAATCTAGGGATTGAAAACTACAAATTAGAAACATTAAAAAAAGGTTTCAATATCTCATCAATTAGCCACAACGCACTGGAAGATGCTCGAGCTACAGCGATTATATTCGAAAAATTAAAAAAAGGTGAACTACCTACTAGTGGAATTTCAGAAGAATATGAACGAACCGAGCTTCTAGCTAAAAAGCAATTTTCCTTCACTGGAAATTTCAAACAATTATCTAGAGACGAGCTAAAAGCGTCAATTAAAGTAAATGGTGGTAAATTTGTTAAAAAAGTTAGTACACGAACCGACTTTTTGATTGTCGGTGTACAAGTTGCTAAAAATCTAAAAGATGGCATTCATAGTTCCGCTGAATTAGATGCAATGGAACTTCAGAAACAAGGATATGACATCTCGATGATTACCGAGGAAGAATACATTTCAATGATTCACTCCAAAAAAAAACGAATAGGAGTATCCGAATGA
- a CDS encoding MBL fold metallo-hydrolase: MAGKFTDVIQISESVYVFSNPEGDVNMDVPGTVVPINFWAVVNEKKEVFIIDTGFDNLAESIVGYTESLGTPTAVFATHGHLDHVLGVKVYKKAWDIPAYIDSREIEALKEGHSPYTSKEEGMADLYEPLDEEMLKRAGLKAYFVPGHSVGNTVFYHEKENVLLAGDMISNSEDILLPPAQRYTLNMDEAIDSAKILDVLKPKYISTGHGRVPFMEYKEGMYRDMYWGFAASKNK, translated from the coding sequence ATGGCAGGAAAATTTACAGATGTTATTCAAATTTCAGAATCAGTTTATGTGTTTTCAAATCCAGAAGGTGACGTAAATATGGACGTTCCAGGAACAGTCGTACCCATTAATTTTTGGGCAGTTGTAAATGAAAAAAAAGAGGTATTTATTATCGACACAGGATTCGATAACTTAGCGGAATCTATTGTAGGCTACACAGAAAGTTTAGGGACTCCTACAGCGGTTTTCGCAACTCATGGCCACTTAGACCATGTATTAGGAGTGAAGGTATATAAAAAAGCGTGGGACATTCCTGCGTACATTGATTCCAGAGAGATTGAAGCTCTTAAAGAAGGGCATTCCCCTTATACTTCAAAAGAAGAAGGGATGGCTGATCTCTATGAACCTTTAGATGAAGAAATGTTAAAAAGAGCTGGTTTAAAAGCCTATTTTGTTCCGGGTCACAGTGTAGGAAATACTGTTTTTTATCATGAGAAAGAGAACGTTCTACTAGCAGGAGATATGATTTCTAATTCTGAAGATATCTTATTGCCACCTGCACAACGCTATACACTTAATATGGATGAAGCGATAGATAGTGCTAAAATTTTAGATGTTTTAAAACCAAAATACATTTCAACTGGTCATGGAAGAGTTCCATTTATGGAATACAAGGAAGGGATGTACAGAGATATGTACTGGGGATTTGCCGCATCAAAAAATAAGTGA
- a CDS encoding VOC family protein — protein MKLDHICIRVKNLEESIVFYKQAFDCTEEKIQDFPEYGFTLVFLSFPNSEVTLELTYNHDYQEYELGNGYGHIGMKVKKIQDLYKKHQSLGIKLTEIKNFGGASDYYFVTDPDGYKIEIIAE, from the coding sequence ATGAAATTAGATCATATTTGTATTCGTGTAAAAAATTTAGAAGAATCGATTGTTTTTTATAAACAAGCTTTTGATTGTACAGAAGAAAAAATTCAAGATTTCCCAGAGTACGGATTTACGTTAGTTTTTTTAAGTTTCCCAAATAGTGAGGTTACACTTGAGTTAACGTATAACCATGACTACCAAGAATATGAGTTAGGTAATGGATATGGTCATATAGGCATGAAAGTGAAAAAAATTCAAGATTTATATAAAAAACATCAATCTCTAGGAATTAAATTAACTGAAATTAAAAATTTCGGTGGTGCATCCGATTACTATTTTGTTACAGATCCAGACGGATACAAAATCGAGATTATTGCTGAGTAA
- a CDS encoding L-dopachrome tautomerase-related protein: MNFPKRRDTGELEIAATFSNAMPTGVAVSNSGRIFINFPKWGDDVVASVVELKDNNMEEPYPNEQMNTYNSSQPKETFLSVQALFADYLDRLWVLDTGAPFFDAPNREAAKLVSIDLKTNKILTSYTFPKDVLLDTTYLNDMRFDWERGNTGTAYITDSSVTGPGAIIILDLESGESRRVLDGVRSTAVDETIIPKVEGIPLQNKDEDGTISKFHVAVDGIELSPDKKTLYFCSLVGRYLYSIETDLLFLDFTDEQLESKVKTVVEKGSSDGLIMASDGTLYAGDYENNSIVAIDRNGVMETVVQNDLVMWPDSMSIGMDGYLYVTANQVHRQPGFNGGFDMRERSYLLLKIKINKVPSN, translated from the coding sequence ATGAATTTTCCAAAAAGAAGAGATACTGGGGAATTAGAAATCGCAGCTACGTTTAGTAACGCTATGCCAACGGGAGTAGCGGTATCAAATAGTGGACGCATTTTCATTAATTTTCCTAAATGGGGCGACGATGTGGTGGCATCTGTTGTTGAATTAAAAGATAACAACATGGAAGAACCTTATCCTAATGAACAAATGAATACCTACAATTCTAGCCAACCAAAAGAAACTTTTTTAAGTGTTCAAGCACTCTTTGCGGATTATCTTGATCGTCTATGGGTATTAGATACAGGAGCTCCATTTTTTGATGCACCAAATAGAGAAGCAGCTAAATTAGTGTCCATTGATTTAAAAACAAATAAAATTCTTACTAGTTATACATTTCCAAAGGATGTTTTATTGGATACTACCTATTTAAACGATATGCGCTTTGATTGGGAACGAGGAAACACAGGTACTGCGTATATAACAGATTCATCTGTAACTGGTCCAGGAGCGATCATTATTTTAGATTTAGAAAGTGGCGAATCCAGAAGAGTTTTGGATGGTGTTCGTTCCACAGCTGTTGATGAAACCATTATTCCTAAAGTAGAAGGCATTCCGTTGCAAAATAAGGATGAAGATGGAACTATTTCTAAATTTCACGTAGCGGTAGATGGGATTGAATTATCACCAGATAAAAAAACACTTTATTTCTGTTCATTGGTAGGAAGATATTTGTATTCTATTGAAACTGATTTATTATTTTTAGATTTTACAGACGAACAGTTGGAAAGCAAGGTGAAAACAGTAGTTGAAAAAGGTTCTTCCGATGGTCTTATTATGGCCAGCGATGGGACGTTATATGCGGGTGACTATGAAAATAATTCCATAGTAGCGATTGATCGCAATGGAGTAATGGAAACAGTTGTTCAAAATGATTTAGTAATGTGGCCAGACTCTATGTCAATTGGTATGGACGGGTATCTTTATGTAACAGCAAATCAAGTTCACCGACAACCAGGCTTTAACGGTGGCTTTGATATGAGAGAACGATCTTACTTGCTTTTAAAAATAAAAATTAACAAAGTACCATCTAATTAG
- a CDS encoding SDR family oxidoreductase, producing the protein MTAIQNKVVIITGASSGIGEATVRKLAQSGAKIVMSARRGKRLEALKLELAEYGVEYKVGDVTSLSDMKELVQYTLDKFGKIDAMFHNAGVMPMGPLADSNEQEVAKWESAVSVNIMGVVNGLAACLPVMVKQKFGHMIAMDSVAGHLVYPNSAVYCGTKYAVRAIMEGVRQEHLEDNIRSSIVSPGIVETELINSVGNTDIEAWIAGEVQDRTKSLTAVDVAEAVAYILSTPDTVSISEVLMRSSKHAL; encoded by the coding sequence TTGACAGCTATTCAAAATAAAGTAGTGATTATAACAGGTGCATCTAGTGGTATTGGGGAAGCGACTGTAAGGAAGTTAGCACAATCAGGCGCAAAAATTGTAATGTCTGCACGAAGAGGAAAGCGATTAGAAGCATTGAAGTTAGAATTAGCTGAATATGGCGTGGAATATAAAGTTGGAGACGTTACAAGCTTATCAGATATGAAAGAATTAGTTCAGTACACGCTAGATAAATTTGGTAAAATTGATGCGATGTTCCACAATGCAGGTGTGATGCCAATGGGACCCTTAGCGGATTCAAATGAACAAGAAGTGGCGAAATGGGAATCAGCAGTAAGTGTTAATATTATGGGAGTTGTTAATGGGTTAGCAGCATGTTTACCTGTAATGGTGAAACAAAAATTTGGACATATGATTGCAATGGACTCTGTAGCAGGTCATCTAGTTTATCCCAACTCAGCGGTATATTGTGGAACAAAATATGCAGTAAGAGCAATTATGGAAGGTGTACGTCAAGAACATTTAGAAGACAATATTCGTTCATCTATTGTTTCACCAGGGATTGTAGAAACTGAATTAATTAATAGTGTTGGAAATACGGATATTGAAGCATGGATTGCTGGTGAAGTTCAAGATCGAACAAAATCGTTAACTGCTGTAGATGTAGCAGAAGCAGTAGCTTACATTTTATCAACACCAGATACTGTTTCAATTAGTGAAGTTCTGATGCGTTCTTCAAAACATGCACTGTAA
- a CDS encoding SDR family NAD(P)-dependent oxidoreductase, whose product MIKSVLIIGPGSIDGLGMEIAKVFGNKGFKILTLSRNVEKLQKFKDSLAKENIHNAYWVSDIKNKQAVNQCLAEIIVLHDIELVVFNVSVRQPDDIVELSSEELLSSLETNATSVQNFINPLVPHLKKNSGAIITTGGGLGINPDYHKATLSIDKSVLRLITFLLHDQLQSVGVFVGTITVSATIKRNTQSDPAKIAPLYWEMFLNRKNKELLFEG is encoded by the coding sequence ATGATAAAAAGTGTTTTAATTATTGGACCAGGTAGCATTGATGGATTAGGAATGGAAATAGCTAAAGTATTTGGTAATAAAGGTTTTAAAATTTTAACACTATCTAGAAATGTTGAAAAACTTCAGAAATTTAAAGATAGCCTTGCGAAAGAAAATATTCATAATGCTTATTGGGTTTCTGATATCAAAAATAAACAGGCTGTTAATCAATGCTTAGCAGAAATAATTGTATTACATGATATAGAACTCGTCGTATTTAATGTTAGTGTTAGACAACCAGATGATATTGTTGAACTGTCCTCCGAAGAACTATTAAGCTCACTTGAAACAAATGCAACAAGTGTCCAAAATTTTATTAATCCGTTAGTGCCTCATTTGAAGAAAAATTCTGGAGCAATTATTACAACAGGGGGAGGATTAGGGATTAATCCAGATTATCATAAAGCGACATTATCAATCGATAAATCAGTTTTAAGATTGATTACTTTTTTATTGCACGATCAATTACAATCGGTTGGAGTGTTTGTTGGGACAATTACGGTTTCTGCAACCATCAAACGAAATACTCAGTCGGACCCAGCTAAAATTGCTCCGCTATATTGGGAAATGTTTCTAAACAGGAAAAATAAAGAACTATTATTTGAAGGTTAA
- a CDS encoding MerR family transcriptional regulator, with translation MLTIKDVSEIMNISPYTLRFYDKKGLFPFVKRNDRNIRIFTENDLEWVYVVQCLRDTGLSISKIRNYIELCVEGDQTIPDRLTLLKKQRCVVKMQLVETQEMLDMVDYKIVSYENRMNNKTDRIFNPFEEKLSKNLENKVINLK, from the coding sequence ATGTTAACAATTAAGGATGTTTCTGAAATTATGAATATTTCACCCTATACATTGCGTTTTTATGACAAGAAAGGGCTATTTCCATTTGTAAAAAGAAACGATCGAAACATCCGTATTTTTACAGAAAACGATTTAGAGTGGGTATATGTCGTGCAGTGCTTGAGAGACACGGGTCTTTCGATTTCAAAGATAAGAAATTATATTGAACTGTGTGTGGAAGGCGATCAAACGATTCCTGACAGACTAACATTATTAAAAAAACAAAGATGCGTGGTCAAGATGCAATTGGTTGAAACTCAAGAAATGTTGGATATGGTCGATTATAAAATAGTAAGTTATGAGAACCGAATGAATAATAAAACAGATAGGATTTTTAATCCTTTTGAGGAAAAGCTATCTAAAAATTTAGAGAATAAAGTAATCAATTTAAAATAA
- a CDS encoding alkylphosphonate utilization protein: MEKGELIIYDSMGNKLFAGDNVVVTKDLKVKGTKSKLKRGTKLKNIKLNKGIFSIQCFVDSIGKIELKTESVKKIN, encoded by the coding sequence ATGGAAAAAGGTGAGTTAATTATTTATGATTCGATGGGAAACAAACTTTTTGCTGGCGATAATGTGGTGGTGACCAAGGATTTAAAAGTAAAAGGGACAAAATCTAAGTTAAAACGTGGCACAAAATTAAAAAATATAAAATTAAACAAAGGAATATTTAGTATTCAATGTTTTGTAGATAGTATCGGAAAAATAGAGCTTAAAACCGAATCAGTAAAAAAAATCAATTAA